One genomic region from Vitis riparia cultivar Riparia Gloire de Montpellier isolate 1030 chromosome 17, EGFV_Vit.rip_1.0, whole genome shotgun sequence encodes:
- the LOC117905081 gene encoding protein DETOXIFICATION 16-like — translation MDRGDEKPTLRSPLIQSCGEDGGERSKGKIFQRDKVVEEVKKQLWLAGPLISVSLLQYCLQLISVMFVGHLGELALSGASMATSFASVTGSSLLMGMASALDTLCGQSYGAKQYHMLSIHMQRAMLILLIVSIPLATIWAYTGTILMAVGQDPEISQEAELYARFMIPSLFAYGLLQCLVRFLQTQNIVFPMMLSSGITTLLHVLVCWFLVFKSGLGSKGAALANSISCWINVLLLALYVKFSSSCSKTRTGFSKEALHNIPSFLRLAIPSAVMVCLEMWSFELMVLLSGLLPNPKLETSVLSICLNTAATVWMIPFGLSGAVSTRVSNELGAGHPQAARLAVFVVLVMAIAEGTLIGLLLILIRNIWGYAYSNEIEVVTYVAAMMPILALSNFLDGMQCVLSGTARGCGWQKIGAFVNLGSYYLVGIPCAILLAFVFHIGGKGLWLGIICALIVQVLSLLIVTLRTNWEDEAKKATDRVYDAIIPIETGSLS, via the exons ATGGATAGAGGGGATGAGAAGCCAACTCTGAGGTCTCCTCTGATCCAAAGCTGTGGAGAAGATGGTGGAGAGAGAAGCAAAGGGAAGATTTTTCAGAGAGATAAGGTAGTAGAAGAAGTGAAGAAGCAGCTGTGGTTGGCAGGACCTTTGATATCTGTCAGCCTTTTGCAGTATTGTTTGCAGCTGATATCTGTGATGTTTGTGGGTCATCTGGGTGAGTTAGCTCTCTCTGGAGCTTCAATGGCTACTTCCTTTGCTTCTGTCACTGGGTCCAGCTTGTTG ATGGGGATGGCAAGTGCATTGGATACCTTATGTGGGCAGTCCTATGGAGCAAAGCAATATCATATGCTCAGTATACACATGCAGAGGGCCATGCTTATTCTTCTAATTGTTAGCATACCTCTTGCTACCATTTGGGCATATACAGGAACCATTCTAATGGCCGTGGGCCAAGATCCTGAGATATCACAAGAAGCCGAACTTTATGCCCGTTTCATGATCCCGAGCCTCTTTGCCTATGGCCTCCTTCAGTGCCTTGTCAGATTCTTGCAAACCCAAAACATAGTCTTCCCAATGATGCTGAGCTCTGGAATCACAACCTTACTGCATGTTCTGGTGTGCTGGTTTCTGGTTTTCAAATCTGGCCTTGGAAGTAAAGGGGCTGCTTTGGCAAATAGCATCTCCTGTTGGATAAATGTTTTATTGCTGGCACTATATGTTAAATTCTCTTCTTCTTGCTCGAAAACTAGGACTGGATTTTCAAAGGAGGCCCTGCATAATATCCCGAGTTTTCTTAGACTTGCTATTCCTTCTGCTGTTATGGTCTG CTTGGAAATGTGGTCATTTGAGCTGATGGTTCTTCTATCTGGTCTCCTTCCTAATCCAAAGTTAGAGACTTCAGTGCTTTCGATCTG CCTTAATACTGCTGCAACAGTTTGGATGATCCCCTTTGGACTCAGTGGAGCTGTGAG CACAAGGGTCTCAAATGAACTTGGGGCAGGGCATCCACAAGCTGCACGTTTAGCAGTATTTGTCGTCTTAGTCATGGCCATAGCTGAAGGCACTCTCATTGGACTACTTCTGATATTGATAAGGAACATCTGGGGCTATGCCTACAGCAATGAAATAGAAGTGGTCACATATGTAGCAGCCATGATGCCAATTCTTGCATTATCCAACTTCCTAGATGGAATGCAGTGTGTTCTTTCAG GCACTGCTAGAGGATGCGGTTGGCAGAAGATTGGTGCCTTTGTCAATCTAGGATCATATTATCTTGTGGGAATTCCATGTGCTATTTTAttagcttttgtcttccacaTTGGAGGCAAG GGCCTCTGGTTGGGGATTATATGTGCGCTCATCGTTCAAGTTTTGTCCCTTCTTATCGTAACTCTACGCACTAACTGGGAGGATGAA GCAAAGAAGGCTACAGATAGAGTCTATGATGCTATAATCCCTATTGAGACAGGGTCATTGAGCTGA